A window of Streptomyces broussonetiae genomic DNA:
GGCGGCGGCACCGTCCGCTTCCCGCCCGGCACCTACAAGTCCGCCAACACCATCCACATGAAGAGCCATGTGACGCTCCAGCTCGACAAGGGCGCCACGATCCGGGGCTCCTCCGCGCGCACCTACGACCCGCCCGAACCCAACGCCTACGACAAGTACCAGGACTTCGGGCACAGCCACTTCCACGACGCGATGATCTACGGCGACAGGCTGACCGACATCGGCTTCACCGGCGAGGGGGTCATCGACGGCGGCGGCGACCTGATCACCGGCAACCCCCGGTCCGGCCAGGCGGACAAGATCCTGTCGCTGACCCGCTGCGACGGACTCCGCCTCGGCGACGGTCTCACCCTGCGCCGCGGCGGCCACTTCGCCGCCCTGATCAACGGCTGCACGAACGTCGTCTCCGACAGCCTGACGATCGACACCGCGGGCGACCGCGACGGCTGGAACGTCATCTCCACCACCAACGTCACGATCACGGGCGCGCACATCTCCGCCAACGACGACGCCCTGGTCTTCAAGAGCGACTACGCCCTCGGCGCCACACTGCCCAGCGGCCATGTCCGGGTGAGCGATGCGGTGCTGTCGGCGCGCTGCTGCAACGCCCTGATGTTCGGCTCCGAGACCTGCGGGGACTTCTCGGACTACCAGTTCGAGAAGATCCGCATCGAGGGTGCCGACAAGTCCGGCCTCGGCATGGTCTCCATGGACGGCGCGAAGATCTCCGACGTCCACTACCGCGACATCACCATGACGCACGTCCACTCACCGATCATGGAGAAGATCGGCACGCGCGGACGGTGCGGGAACAGTCCGGGTGTCGGATCGATCAGCGACGTGACGTACGACCACATCACCGCCACCGGCAACAGCCCCTCCTTCAGCCCGACCCTCTGGGGCGAGAACGGCCACCGGATCAGCGGGATCACCTTCACGAACGTCGACATCACCGTCCCGGGCGGCAACGGCACCCTGTCCACCGGGGTGCCGGGCAACGACCCGAACGACTACAACCCGAAGAGCATCGGCACCCGGCCGGCGTACGGCTGGTACCTGCACAACGCCGACGACATCCGGTTCACCGACAGCGCAGTGCGCTACGCCGCCGACGACGGCCGCCCCGCCGTCATCGCCAACGCGGCGAGCGGCATCCGGCTGACCCGGTTCACGGCACAGGAGGGGAGCAGATCACCCCACGACATCGGCCTGCAGAACGTCACGGGCTACTGCCTGGCCGACAGCCACACCACCACCGGCGGCGCACTGCGCGTCTCGGCGAGCGGGTCCAGCGAGGACTGCGGTACCCCGGCCCGCCCCCTCGACCTGGAGAACCCCCGCCAGGCCTTCCTGCGCGCCTCCGTCGGCGGCCTCTTCCTGCACTGGGGGCTGCGCACCGCTCCCGCCCACACCAGTTGCACGGCCTGGGAGAAGGACGTCACGAACGGCGGCTGGACACCGCAGTACTGGGTGAACGAAGCCGGAAAGCTGCATACGCAGTACCTCGTACTGGCGACCTTCCACAGCCGGCTCGGCTACGCCCGCCCCTGGCCGTCGAAGATCCCCGGATCCTGCTCCACCAAGCGGGACTTCCTCGGTGAACTGATCAACGCCGCCAAGGCCAAGGGCATGAAGGTCATCCTCTACATGACCGACGACCCCCAGTGGCACGACGACGGCGGCCACGAATGGCTCGACTCGGCCGCCTACTCCGCCTACAAGGGCAAGAACGTCGACCTGACCACCCGCGACGGCTTCGGCGAGTTCTCCTACGACAACTTCTTCGAGGTCATGAACCGCTACCCGGACCTCGGCGGCTTCTGGATCGACAACGACAACGCGTACTGGGAGAGCCACCACCTCTACGAGCAGATCTACCAGAAGCGCCCCAACTACACCCTCAGCAACAACAACGAAGACACGCCGATCATGGACATGATCAGCAATGAGCAGAAGACGGGAATGACGCCCGCATACGACTACCCGCAGGCCGTGTACACCGCCCAGCCCCGCCTGACGGAGGCCGACTTCAAACTGCCGTCGACCGGCGCCTGGTGGTACGACGGCTCCGACCCCACGGTCGACCGCGGACTCACCCTCGGCCGGCTCATCAGCAACGCCGGTTCCTCGGTGAAGGCCCTGATGGCCGAGACCGCTGAGGTCAACGGCCAGTTCCCGCCGAACCAGGCCGCCTTCAACACCTTTGCCGACTCCTACCTCGACCCGATCTGGGAGTCCCTCCACGGCACCGAGGGCGGCGGCTACATGTACGGCGGCCTCGCGCCCGGCGGGTGGAACGACGGCGCCCACGGT
This region includes:
- a CDS encoding glycosyl hydrolase family 28 protein; this translates as MTSHIAGPGRAAAFILCTLAVVLGLAHPAALAAPHPTASRPTAGYDVRDYGAKGDGSANDTPAIDKAVTAAATAGGGTVRFPPGTYKSANTIHMKSHVTLQLDKGATIRGSSARTYDPPEPNAYDKYQDFGHSHFHDAMIYGDRLTDIGFTGEGVIDGGGDLITGNPRSGQADKILSLTRCDGLRLGDGLTLRRGGHFAALINGCTNVVSDSLTIDTAGDRDGWNVISTTNVTITGAHISANDDALVFKSDYALGATLPSGHVRVSDAVLSARCCNALMFGSETCGDFSDYQFEKIRIEGADKSGLGMVSMDGAKISDVHYRDITMTHVHSPIMEKIGTRGRCGNSPGVGSISDVTYDHITATGNSPSFSPTLWGENGHRISGITFTNVDITVPGGNGTLSTGVPGNDPNDYNPKSIGTRPAYGWYLHNADDIRFTDSAVRYAADDGRPAVIANAASGIRLTRFTAQEGSRSPHDIGLQNVTGYCLADSHTTTGGALRVSASGSSEDCGTPARPLDLENPRQAFLRASVGGLFLHWGLRTAPAHTSCTAWEKDVTNGGWTPQYWVNEAGKLHTQYLVLATFHSRLGYARPWPSKIPGSCSTKRDFLGELINAAKAKGMKVILYMTDDPQWHDDGGHEWLDSAAYSAYKGKNVDLTTRDGFGEFSYDNFFEVMNRYPDLGGFWIDNDNAYWESHHLYEQIYQKRPNYTLSNNNEDTPIMDMISNEQKTGMTPAYDYPQAVYTAQPRLTEADFKLPSTGAWWYDGSDPTVDRGLTLGRLISNAGSSVKALMAETAEVNGQFPPNQAAFNTFADSYLDPIWESLHGTEGGGYMYGGLAPGGWNDGAHGVTTIAKDDPDRQYIHVLTPPSTSTLRVRDNGYRIASVTNLRTGKPVSWSQSGGVLTLTGLGGWDPYDTVLKVITAGRQGIATGVTVTASASASGHAASAAGDGDHLTYWDNDKTLPVTLTFDLGAAKQVRYLGLNQREDSVAYARSATEQSARIKAYQVFLSTDGTHWTKAATTGQLPSTRGVQTIDLTAATARYVRLEADSTWAAATDTTRYRRLRIDEAWIGTSYATPAVPGGRRP